In the genome of Notamacropus eugenii isolate mMacEug1 chromosome 5, mMacEug1.pri_v2, whole genome shotgun sequence, one region contains:
- the LOC140503493 gene encoding immunoglobulin superfamily member 1-like, translating into MHVTLKCRQPPQTTLGSVTFTLLKLETPQALRSQSPAGTSAEFSLLFVTAQDAGNYSCVYHWKTTPYQVSESSEVLEIWVTDVLPKPSLSAWPQMVSGAKVTLLCRGPSWSRTFVLYKDRDEKNLPTMDNTQDGAKFILSHVTPGDSGNYSCSYPIKTNGSLWTQHSDPLQLIVIGSEPSYTLIITLSCVSFLLLLLCLLLLTIRCQGSITMGSFQGENLKRCLCCQCLSRSTCQLHQPEAPRVEMMYTEAVKERPSEPPIPMTEDPQGVTYAQLNTTVLNKKKYKPMEKATEPVLYFPVLGD; encoded by the exons ATGCATGTGACTCTTAAGTGCAGACAGCCCCCTCAGACAACCCTTGGGAGTGTGACATTCACTCTGCTGAAGTTGGAGACCCCTCAGGCCTTGCGGAGCCAGAGCCCAGCTGGGACCTCAGctgaattttctctcctctttgtgACGGCCCAGGATGCTGGCAACTACAGCTGTGTCTACCACTGGAAGACGACTCCATACCAGGTTTCTGAGTCCAGTGAGGTCCTAGAAATCTGGGTGACAG ATGTactccccaagccttccctctcagCCTGGCCTCAGATGGTATCAGGAGCCAAAGTGACCCTCCTGTGTCGAGGGCCCTCGTGGAGTAGAACCTTTGTTCTGTacaaagacagagatgagaaaaacCTTCCAACCATGGATAACACGCAAGATGGGGCAAAGTTCATCCTGAGTCATGTGACCCCTGGGGACTCTGGCAATTACAGCTGCAGCTACCCAATCAAGACCAATGGAAGTCTTTGGACACAACACAGTGACCCCCTGCAGCTCATAGTGATAG GTTCAGAGCCCAGTTACACCCTCATCATCACTCTCAGTtgtgtttccttcctcctcctcctcctctgccttctCTTACTCACAATCCGTTGCCAAGGATCCATCACTATGG GGTCTTTTCAAGGAGAGAACCTAAAGAG GTGTCTTTGTTGTCAGTGTCTTTCTAGGAGTACATGCCAGCTCCATCAGCCTGAAGCCCCCAGAGTGGAGATGATGT ATACAGAAGCAGTCAAGGAGAGACCAAGCGAACCACCG ATCCCCATGACTGAAGACCCCCAGGGAGTAACCTATGCTCAGTTGAACACAACAGTTTTGAATAAGAAGAAATACAAACCAATGGAGAAAGCCACAGAGCCAGTACTCTATTTCCCTGTGCTTGGGGACTGA